A stretch of DNA from Saccharospirillum mangrovi:
GGTTTTCCGCTTCCAGACCGATGGATATGCGCAGGTATTCCGGCATGTCGTAGCTGGCTAACGGCCGAACAATCACACCCGCTCGCAACAGCGCTTGATGAATCGCCCCGGCACGCGCGCCCAGATGCACGGACACGAAATTGGTCACCGACGGAATCGTTTCCAACTCCAGCCGCTTAAACGCGCTGGTCAGTTGCTCGTAGCCCGCTGCGTTAACGGCCAGTGATTCCTGCAACCGAGCGGTATCCGCCAGCGCCGTTTCGGCTGCGACCAATGCCAGCGAATTCAGATTGAACGGCTGCCGAACGCGATTGAGGATGTCGGTAATCTCAGCGTTAGCAACGCCATAACCGACCCGCAGACCGGCCAGTCCATAAGCCTTGGAGAAGGTGCGCGTCACAATCAGGTTGGGATAGCGCCGCTGCAACTTGAAACCGTTGGGGTAGTTTTCCTGATCGACGTATTCGGCATAGGCCTCATCCAACACCACCAGCACGTTTTCCGGCACAGCGGTCATAAAGGCTTTGAGTTCGCCTTTGCTCAGCCAGGTTCCGGTCGGGTTGTTGGGGTTGGCGATAAACACCAGGCGGGTGCGCTCGGTCAGGGCGTCGGCCATGGCATCGAGATCGTGGCCCCAATCGCGCGATGGCACGACCACAGGCTTGGCACCGGCCGCCTGAACCACCAATGGATAAACAGCAAAGGCGTATTGGCTCATTACCGCTTCATCGCCCGGACCCAAAAACGCCTTGGCAAGCAGCTCAAACAATTCATTGGAACCGCAGCCGAGAGTCAGCTGGTTCATGTCCAGGCCGTGGCGCTCAGCCAGCGCTTGTTTCAGCCGGAAGCCGTTGCCATCCGGATAGCGGGCAATGTCTGGTAAGGCGCGATGAATGGCGTCCTGGACGCGGGGTGACAAACCCAACGGGCTTTCGTTACTGGCCAGCTTGATGACGTCGCTGACGCCCAGCTCGCGCTTGAGTTCGTCGATCGGTTTACCGGGTTCGTACGGCTTGAGGGTCTGAATGCCGGCCGCCGCCAAAGCCCTGTAATCGCAACTCATGCTGACTGTCCTGGGCGCTTAGAGCACCGCTTTGGGATAAGAACCAAGCAGCTTGACTTCCACCGCCTTGGTACGAATGTCCACCAACGCCTGCTGCACGTTGGCATCCTGCAGGTGACCGGCAAAGTCGATAAAGAAGACATAGGTCCAATTACCCGACGGCGATGGGCGAGTCTCCAACCGCGTCATATCGACGTTGTGGTCGTTAAACGGTTGCAGCAGATGGTAAAGCGCGCCCGGTTCGTTGCGCATTGATACAACGATGGAGGTCTTGTCGTCGCCAGACATACCGACGTCTTCGTTGCCGATGATCAAAAACCTCGTCGAATTATCCGGCGAATCTTCGATCTTGGTTTCCAGCACGGTCAGATCGTACAGTTCAGCCGCCATCTCGCCAGCGATGGCTGCCGAGTTCCACTCGCCGTGAACACGGCGCGCGGCTTCGGCATTGGAGTTCACCGCTACACGTTCGGCCATTGGCAAATGGGCGTCCAGCCATTTACGACATTGCGCCAGCGACTGCTGATGACTGTAGATGCGAGAAATTTTTCCCGGCTGCGTATTCGGCCCCACCATCAAATGATGGTGAATGCGCAACTCAACTTCGCCGCAGATGCGCAGACCGGAATTGATAAAACTATCCAGCGTATGATTCACCACGCCTTCGGTGGAATTCTCCACCGGCACGACGCCGTATTTGCAGGCGCCGGCTTCGACTTCGCGGAACACTTCATCAATAGCCGGCATCGGCTTGGTTTTCACCCACTGACCAAAATGCTTGACCGCCGCTTGCTGAGTAAAGGTGCCTTCCGGGCCGAGATAGGCCACTTCCAGCGGTTTTTCCAACGCCAGACAGGCCGACATGATTTCGCGGAACAACCGCGCCATGTCTTCGTTGCCGAGCGGGCCTGTGTTGCGTTCCATCACTCGGGTCAGCACTTGTGCTTCGCGTTCAGGTCTATAAAACACCGCGTCCGGTGATTCTTTGAGTTTGACTTCGGCGACCTTCAACGCGCACTGGGCGCGCGCTGAAATGCGCTCAAGAATTTCGCTGTCGAGTTGATCGATGCGCTCACGCAGCGCGTTCAGATCGAGCCCGTCGAGCGGGTCTGGAGTGGAGTCCTGATCAGCCATGGCGTTGTTCGAAATCCTTCATGAAATCCACCAGCGCCTGCACACCCGCCAACGGCATGGCGTTGTAAATGCTGGCCCGCATGCCACCCACACTGCGGTGACCCTGAAGATTATAAAGACCGGCCGCCGACGCTTCGCTGAGGAAAACTTCGTTCAACGTTTCGTCCGCCAGAATAAACGGAATATTCATGCGCGAACGATGCTCTACGGCAATCGGATTGCGATAAAAACCGCTGTCGTCGATGGTGCGATACAGCAACGCCGATTTTTGCGCATTGAGCGCTGCCATCGCCGAAGGTCCGCCCTGCTGTTCCAGCCAGTCGAACACCAGACCGGCCAGATAAACTGCAAAGGTCGGTGGCGTGTTAACCATCGAACCGGCCTCGGCCTGATTGGCGTAGTTCAGTAGCGTCGGTGTGCCCGGCAATGCCTTGCCCAGCAAAGATTTGCGCACGATGACCAGCGTCAAACCTGCCGGACCAATGTTTTTCTGCGCACCGGCGTAGATCAGACCGTAGTCAGAGACCTGAATGGGTTTGGACAGAATGCAGGACGACATGTCCGCAACCAGCGGTACATCACCGCTGCTGGGAACGTAATCGAATTCGACGCCGCCAATGGTTTCATTGGGTGTGAAATGCAGATAAGCCGCGCTCGGGTCGACTTCAAACTCATTCGCCCGAACGGCGCGGCGATACTGCTCGGCTTCGGTCGAGGCGAGCACGCGCGCCTCACCATAGCGCGCCGCTTCTTTGACCGCCTTGGACGACCAGGTGCCGGTATCCAGAAAGGTCGCCGCGCCGCCCGCACCGAGCAGATTCATTGGGATGGCCGAAAACTGCAACGTGGCACCGCCTTGCAGAAACAAAACAGCGTAGTCGTCTGGTACTTCCAGCAGCTGACGCAATTTGGCTTCGGCATGTTCAGAGACCGCCACAAACTCGTCGGATCGGTGCGACAGCTCCATGACCGACATACCCAAACCATGCCAATCAGGCAGTTCTGCCTGCGCCTGTTCCATCACCGGCGTTGGCAACATGGCCGGGCCGGAGCAGAAATTGTATCCGCGCGTCATGGTGCGCCGCTCTCCTACAAAAAGTTCTTTGCCTCAGTCTTCGGTTTCGTCTTCGTCGTTCTCAGCGTCGTCTTCGAAATCGTCGTCATCATCGACGACGTCTTCGTCATCCGACTCGTCCGCATCCGGTTGGCCCGGCGCGGCCGGTGCCGGGCGTTCGGCGTCCGGTTTGTCGGCCACATCCAGTACCGATTCGTCTTCGTCCGGCTCTTCGATGCGCTCAATACTGACCAGACGTTCGTCATCCGCCAGGCGAATCAATTTAACGCCCTGAGTGTTGCGCGACAGCACGGAAATGCCTTCCACCGATGTCCGCACCAGGGTGCCTTGATCGCTGATCAGCATCACTTCGTCGCCCTCAAATACCTGCTTGGCGCCAACCAACGGACCGTTACGATCGTTGGTCACCATGGCGATCACGCCCTGGGTACCTCGGCCTTTGGTCGGGAATTCATCAACCGCCGTGCGCTTGCCGAAGCCACGTTCAGAAGCGGTCAGAATGGTGCCGTTTTCCTGCGGGATGATCAGCGAAATAACCGACTGGTCGTCCTGCAATTTAATGCCGCGCACACCGCGTGCGGTCCGACCCATCGGACGGACGTGGTTTTCATCGAAACGCACCACCTTGCCGGCGTTCGACAACAGCATGACTTCGCGCTGGCTGTCGGTCAGGGCGACGCCCACCAGGCGGTCGCCGTCGTCCAGCGACAACGCAATCAAGCCGGCAGAGCGTGGACGCGAGAAAGCATCCAACGACGTTTTCTTCACCGTGCCGTTAGCGGTCGCCATAAAGATAAACAAATCCGGGTTGTATTCGCGGATCGGCAAAATGGCGGTGACTCGCTCTTCCGCTTCCAACGGCAGCAAATTCACCATCGGTCGGCCACGGGCGTTGCGGCTGGCCTGTGGAATCTCAAACACACGCAACCAATAAACTTTGCCGCGATTACTGAAACACAGCACGGTGTCGTGACTGCTGGCGACCAACAGATGTTCGATAAAATCGTCATCTTTCAATGCCGACGCCGAACGGCCTTTGCCGCCGCGACGCTGAGCTTCGTAATCGGTCAGCGGCTGCGTCTTGGCGTAACCGCCGTGGGAGATGGTGACCACCATGTCTTCTTCGGTGATCAGGTCTTCCATCGACAGGTCGAGACGGCTGGCAATGATTTCAGTTTTACGGGCATCGCCGTATTGATCTTTGATGGTCAGCAGTTCTTCGCGGATCACTTCCATCAACCGCTCGTAGCTGCCCAGAATGCGCAGGAACTCGCCGATGTCGTCGATAATCTGCTTGTACTCACCGATCAGTTTTTCGTGTTCCAGACCGGTCAGTTTTTGCAGACGCATGTCGAGAATCTGCTGTGCCTGTTCCGGTGACAGGAGGTAGCGCTCATCGCGTACGCCGTAGGCTTCGTCCAGGTCTTCCGGGCGGGAAATGTCGGCACCAGCGCGTTCCAACATGGCCGCGACATCACCCAGCTCCCAGCTTTGCGCCAACATGCGTTCTTTGGCTTCGGCACCGGTTGCTGACGAACGGATCAACTCGATCATCTTGTCGATGTTGGCCAACGCAATCGCCAGACCTTCCAGGATATGACCGCGCTGACGTGCCTTGCGCAGATCAAATACCGTCCGGCGTGTCACCACTTCGCGGCGGTGACGGATAAAGGCGTCGAGCAATTCTTTCAGGTTCAGCACTTTGGGCTGGCCGTCGACCAGCGCCACCGTATTGATGCCGAACACTTGCTCCAACTGCGTTTGGGCGTAGAGGTTGTTCAGCACCACATCGCCGGATTCGCCGCGCTTCATTTCGATGGCGATGC
This window harbors:
- the hisC gene encoding histidinol-phosphate transaminase: MSCDYRALAAAGIQTLKPYEPGKPIDELKRELGVSDVIKLASNESPLGLSPRVQDAIHRALPDIARYPDGNGFRLKQALAERHGLDMNQLTLGCGSNELFELLAKAFLGPGDEAVMSQYAFAVYPLVVQAAGAKPVVVPSRDWGHDLDAMADALTERTRLVFIANPNNPTGTWLSKGELKAFMTAVPENVLVVLDEAYAEYVDQENYPNGFKLQRRYPNLIVTRTFSKAYGLAGLRVGYGVANAEITDILNRVRQPFNLNSLALVAAETALADTARLQESLAVNAAGYEQLTSAFKRLELETIPSVTNFVSVHLGARAGAIHQALLRAGVIVRPLASYDMPEYLRISIGLEAENQRFLTALEAELVS
- the pheA gene encoding prephenate dehydratase → MADQDSTPDPLDGLDLNALRERIDQLDSEILERISARAQCALKVAEVKLKESPDAVFYRPEREAQVLTRVMERNTGPLGNEDMARLFREIMSACLALEKPLEVAYLGPEGTFTQQAAVKHFGQWVKTKPMPAIDEVFREVEAGACKYGVVPVENSTEGVVNHTLDSFINSGLRICGEVELRIHHHLMVGPNTQPGKISRIYSHQQSLAQCRKWLDAHLPMAERVAVNSNAEAARRVHGEWNSAAIAGEMAAELYDLTVLETKIEDSPDNSTRFLIIGNEDVGMSGDDKTSIVVSMRNEPGALYHLLQPFNDHNVDMTRLETRPSPSGNWTYVFFIDFAGHLQDANVQQALVDIRTKAVEVKLLGSYPKAVL
- the serC gene encoding 3-phosphoserine/phosphohydroxythreonine transaminase, translated to MTRGYNFCSGPAMLPTPVMEQAQAELPDWHGLGMSVMELSHRSDEFVAVSEHAEAKLRQLLEVPDDYAVLFLQGGATLQFSAIPMNLLGAGGAATFLDTGTWSSKAVKEAARYGEARVLASTEAEQYRRAVRANEFEVDPSAAYLHFTPNETIGGVEFDYVPSSGDVPLVADMSSCILSKPIQVSDYGLIYAGAQKNIGPAGLTLVIVRKSLLGKALPGTPTLLNYANQAEAGSMVNTPPTFAVYLAGLVFDWLEQQGGPSAMAALNAQKSALLYRTIDDSGFYRNPIAVEHRSRMNIPFILADETLNEVFLSEASAAGLYNLQGHRSVGGMRASIYNAMPLAGVQALVDFMKDFEQRHG
- the gyrA gene encoding DNA gyrase subunit A produces the protein MGELAKEILQVNIEEELKQSYLDYAMSVIVGRALPDVRDGLKPVHRRVLFAMNVLGNDWNKAYKKSARVVGDVIGKYHPHGDSAVYDTIVRLAQPFNMRYTLVDGQGNFGSIDGDSAAAMRYTEIRMQKLAHELLADLEKETVDYVENYDGTELIPDVLPTKVPNLLINGASGIAVGMATNIPPHNMNEVIDGCLALIDNPDLTIDDLMEYIPGPDFPTGGIINGRKGIVEAYRTGRGRIYTRAKAEVLVDAKTGRESIIVHEIPYQVNKARLIEKIAELVKEKKIEGISELRDESDKDGLRIAIEMKRGESGDVVLNNLYAQTQLEQVFGINTVALVDGQPKVLNLKELLDAFIRHRREVVTRRTVFDLRKARQRGHILEGLAIALANIDKMIELIRSSATGAEAKERMLAQSWELGDVAAMLERAGADISRPEDLDEAYGVRDERYLLSPEQAQQILDMRLQKLTGLEHEKLIGEYKQIIDDIGEFLRILGSYERLMEVIREELLTIKDQYGDARKTEIIASRLDLSMEDLITEEDMVVTISHGGYAKTQPLTDYEAQRRGGKGRSASALKDDDFIEHLLVASSHDTVLCFSNRGKVYWLRVFEIPQASRNARGRPMVNLLPLEAEERVTAILPIREYNPDLFIFMATANGTVKKTSLDAFSRPRSAGLIALSLDDGDRLVGVALTDSQREVMLLSNAGKVVRFDENHVRPMGRTARGVRGIKLQDDQSVISLIIPQENGTILTASERGFGKRTAVDEFPTKGRGTQGVIAMVTNDRNGPLVGAKQVFEGDEVMLISDQGTLVRTSVEGISVLSRNTQGVKLIRLADDERLVSIERIEEPDEDESVLDVADKPDAERPAPAAPGQPDADESDDEDVVDDDDDFEDDAENDEDETED